The proteins below come from a single Paraburkholderia flagellata genomic window:
- a CDS encoding DUF2231 domain-containing protein: MAKKGDSGSRNHSEVMLELLRLDAGSAVALVGHPIHVMMVHFPIAFVVATLGVDVLYWWSGDPFWVRAGLWAAGFAFWSGVGASIAGTAELLLVRGIRLREASWSHAVAAMTLVAIAGANWGLRLLYPAEVLPHGLALSVLASVMTGFAGWHGGKLVFDHGVGILVSPKD; the protein is encoded by the coding sequence ATGGCAAAGAAGGGCGATTCCGGATCCCGGAACCATAGCGAGGTGATGCTCGAACTGCTGCGGCTCGATGCGGGCTCGGCCGTCGCGCTCGTGGGTCACCCGATTCACGTCATGATGGTGCACTTCCCGATTGCATTCGTGGTCGCCACGCTGGGCGTCGACGTCCTCTACTGGTGGTCGGGCGATCCGTTCTGGGTGCGGGCAGGTCTGTGGGCCGCCGGCTTTGCGTTCTGGAGCGGCGTGGGCGCGAGCATCGCCGGTACGGCCGAGCTGCTGCTCGTGCGCGGCATCCGCTTGCGGGAGGCTAGCTGGTCGCATGCCGTAGCCGCCATGACGCTCGTCGCGATCGCGGGCGCCAACTGGGGCTTGCGCCTTCTCTATCCCGCCGAAGTCCTGCCGCATGGGCTCGCGCTGTCGGTCCTCGCCTCGGTGATGACGGGCTTCGCCGGCTGGCATGGGGGCAAGCTCGTGTTCGATCATGGCGTTGGCATTCTGGTTTCGCCGAAGGACTGA
- a CDS encoding universal stress protein, translated as MFNILLVPLDGSPQSVHVIELASRVAAPGTATVHLLGVVDPSYALPPGCESGVAPDGLIYPYAHAQTSFARSMLTAAASQLAGRNLTVEQHFCAGNPTDIVVEQARLLNAEVIVMGHHHLSRLRRWANPSTCGVVIERSPCAVLIETREKG; from the coding sequence ATGTTCAATATCCTCCTCGTTCCACTGGACGGTTCGCCCCAGAGTGTGCATGTCATCGAGTTGGCCAGCCGCGTGGCCGCTCCGGGTACGGCGACCGTACACCTTCTTGGCGTTGTCGACCCATCCTACGCGTTGCCTCCCGGTTGCGAGAGCGGTGTCGCGCCTGATGGCCTGATCTATCCTTACGCACACGCGCAGACATCCTTCGCACGATCGATGCTGACTGCCGCCGCCTCTCAACTTGCCGGCCGGAATCTCACGGTTGAACAGCACTTCTGCGCGGGGAATCCGACTGATATCGTCGTCGAACAGGCCCGGCTGCTGAACGCGGAGGTCATTGTGATGGGCCATCATCACTTGTCACGGCTACGCCGCTGGGCCAACCCGTCGACATGTGGAGTAGTCATCGAAAGGTCACCCTGCGCGGTACTGATCGAAACTCGTGAGAAGGGCTAA
- a CDS encoding cytochrome c oxidase assembly protein, whose product MPASLIAYCGPAGTPQDLWLRWNTDPWLLAALAALAFVIASGRSADARAGWLALALMVIVFVSPLCALSSALFSARVTHHIILIAAAAPLLARAFPLPRIPSPPLVPVVAAHAVIVWLWHAPGLYTWGLATVPAYWLMQATLLGSAWLMWRSIFSPLVQTGVALMALVATIGQMGLLGALIVFSPRPLYVVHFASTAAWGLTPLADQQLAGLLMWVLAMVPYLAAGLWITWSSLRAGEPAL is encoded by the coding sequence ATGCCAGCTTCACTGATCGCCTACTGCGGCCCCGCAGGCACTCCTCAAGACCTGTGGCTGCGCTGGAATACCGATCCGTGGTTGCTCGCCGCGCTTGCGGCCCTGGCATTTGTCATTGCCAGTGGGCGCAGCGCCGATGCGCGCGCCGGCTGGTTGGCGCTCGCGCTAATGGTCATCGTATTCGTCTCACCGCTGTGCGCGCTGTCGTCAGCGTTGTTCTCGGCGCGAGTCACACACCACATCATTCTCATCGCCGCCGCCGCGCCCCTCCTGGCACGAGCCTTTCCGCTACCGCGCATTCCCTCACCTCCTCTCGTGCCGGTGGTCGCCGCTCATGCCGTCATCGTCTGGCTCTGGCATGCGCCGGGGCTTTACACCTGGGGCCTCGCCACCGTGCCCGCCTACTGGTTGATGCAGGCCACACTGCTTGGGAGTGCCTGGTTGATGTGGCGCAGCATATTCTCTCCGCTGGTGCAGACTGGCGTCGCCTTGATGGCGCTGGTCGCGACGATCGGGCAGATGGGCCTGCTCGGCGCCCTGATCGTCTTTTCGCCCCGTCCGCTCTACGTGGTGCATTTCGCCAGCACGGCCGCGTGGGGCCTCACTCCGCTCGCCGATCAGCAACTGGCCGGATTACTGATGTGGGTGCTCGCAATGGTCCCTTATCTCGCCGCGGGACTCTGGATCACATGGTCCTCGCTGCGCGCCGGGGAGCCCGCACTGTGA
- a CDS encoding cation diffusion facilitator family transporter produces the protein MPISYALRKAQLAAVEQRTMKVSIYVVCLGFVANVGYGFFVQSDTLLLTAIFYLLNLVSSALGLLAATVISRPATTRFEYGYWFLEPLVNGINGLMMLLVCVYGFVNGIEGIRSGGHVVNARGVMLISVASCVICFAMVIYKKRAAAQINSKLLKTDGWKWIMKFAFSAATLLGFFVFSILPEGPHYLWARYIDSAMTAGLSLIFLFAPVKIVRTSFAELLHMSPEENNPRSEIEKALSKLERELGILRHHTHVVQAGRRNFVEVSVLVGAMSALSDLASQDRLRERIWETLSASPLENRLTVQITADPRWEDGRQPG, from the coding sequence ATGCCTATCAGCTACGCGCTCCGCAAGGCGCAACTCGCAGCGGTCGAACAACGCACGATGAAGGTCTCGATTTACGTCGTATGCCTCGGTTTTGTGGCCAACGTCGGCTATGGCTTCTTCGTGCAGTCCGACACGTTGCTGCTGACCGCCATTTTCTATCTGCTCAACCTCGTGAGTTCCGCGCTCGGATTGCTCGCGGCAACCGTGATCAGCCGGCCCGCGACGACTCGATTCGAATACGGTTATTGGTTCCTCGAGCCGCTCGTGAATGGCATAAACGGGCTCATGATGCTGCTCGTTTGTGTATATGGCTTCGTGAACGGGATTGAGGGGATACGTTCGGGCGGCCATGTGGTCAATGCACGCGGTGTCATGCTGATCAGCGTCGCGAGTTGCGTGATCTGCTTTGCGATGGTGATCTATAAAAAGCGCGCGGCCGCGCAGATCAATTCGAAGCTGCTCAAAACCGACGGCTGGAAATGGATCATGAAATTTGCGTTCAGCGCGGCCACGCTGCTCGGCTTTTTCGTGTTTTCGATTTTGCCCGAAGGCCCTCACTATCTATGGGCACGCTATATTGACAGTGCAATGACCGCGGGGCTTTCGCTGATATTTCTCTTTGCGCCAGTGAAGATCGTGCGCACGAGCTTTGCCGAATTGCTGCACATGAGTCCCGAAGAGAACAATCCGCGTTCGGAAATCGAGAAGGCGCTTTCGAAGCTCGAACGCGAGCTTGGCATTCTGCGCCACCACACGCACGTCGTCCAGGCGGGCCGGCGCAATTTTGTCGAAGTCAGCGTGCTAGTCGGCGCGATGTCCGCGTTAAGCGATCTCGCCTCGCAGGACAGATTGCGCGAACGTATCTGGGAAACGCTCAGCGCGAGTCCGCTGGAAAACCGGCTCACTGTGCAGATCACCGCGGACCCGCGCTGGGAAGACGGACGCCAGCCTGGATAA
- the coxB gene encoding cytochrome c oxidase subunit II: MPVQAGLAAALSACAGPLSTLSPSGPAAARIAGLWWVMLAGAAVLFALVLVLFFLVIRRPGWGSGVSPARWIVLGGLVLPAVILIPLIGYALYAGERLLPLPGRSVPRIEAIAQQWSWTFRYPDAGGLETKDVLHLPAGTPVDIVVTSEDVVHAFWIPRLAGKIDAIPGHETRLRVEADQPGQYEGLCNQFCGLGHAGMHFTVIVDRPEDFSAALKEAAASGEVKK; this comes from the coding sequence GTGCCGGTCCAAGCCGGATTGGCCGCGGCGCTGTCCGCCTGCGCCGGTCCGCTCTCGACGCTCTCGCCCTCCGGGCCCGCCGCGGCGCGGATAGCAGGGCTGTGGTGGGTGATGCTGGCGGGCGCGGCCGTCCTGTTCGCGCTCGTGCTTGTGTTGTTCTTCCTCGTGATCCGGCGACCGGGCTGGGGCTCGGGGGTGTCGCCCGCGCGCTGGATCGTGCTTGGCGGCCTCGTGCTGCCGGCCGTGATCCTGATCCCCCTCATCGGCTACGCGCTCTATGCCGGCGAACGGCTGCTGCCGCTGCCGGGCCGCTCCGTGCCGCGCATCGAGGCCATCGCGCAGCAATGGAGCTGGACCTTCCGCTATCCCGATGCGGGCGGCCTCGAGACGAAGGACGTGCTGCACCTGCCCGCTGGCACGCCCGTCGACATCGTCGTCACGAGCGAAGACGTCGTGCATGCGTTCTGGATCCCGCGCCTGGCCGGCAAGATCGACGCGATCCCCGGGCATGAAACGCGCCTGCGCGTCGAGGCCGATCAGCCGGGCCAGTACGAGGGCCTGTGCAATCAGTTCTGCGGACTCGGCCATGCCGGGATGCACTTCACCGTGATCGTCGATCGTCCTGAAGACTTTTCCGCCGCCCTCAAAGAAGCGGCCGCCAGTGGGGAGGTGAAGAAATGA
- a CDS encoding basic amino acid/polyamine antiporter, translating into MADTEQKMSRVQLTAMVVGGMVGAGIFSLPRTFANATGPVGAAIAWLVAGVGMYTLARVFQALAERKPKLDAGVFMYAKEGFGDYPGFLSAFGYWIGSCIGNVSYWVLIKSTLGAFFPVFGDGNTVTAIIVASIGIWLFHFLILRGVKQAAFINTIVTFAKVIPIMVFVVILLFVFKYGTFHLNIQSAAQEGGLIQQIRATMLVTVFVFIGIEGASVYSRYAKERADVGRATIMGFAGVTTLMVLVSMLPFAVLPRADVAGMRQPSMAAVLESVVGPWGGIFVSIGLIVSVLGAYLAWSLICAEVMFAAARNQDMPAVFARENANNVPANALWITNIVVQLLVASTYFSRDAFSLMLNLTSSMSLIPYLFVAAYGFMVSNRGESYEVRPEERKRDLALAAIAVIYTLFMIVAGGLKFILLSAILYAPGTVLYFLARRERKLKVFQRTSDWVIFIVAAVAAIVGVVALATGAMAL; encoded by the coding sequence ATGGCCGATACCGAGCAGAAGATGAGTCGCGTGCAGTTGACCGCGATGGTAGTCGGGGGCATGGTGGGCGCCGGGATCTTTTCGCTGCCGCGAACCTTCGCCAATGCAACTGGGCCGGTCGGCGCGGCCATTGCGTGGCTCGTCGCGGGCGTGGGCATGTACACGCTTGCACGCGTGTTCCAGGCGCTCGCGGAGCGCAAGCCGAAACTCGACGCTGGCGTGTTCATGTACGCCAAAGAAGGCTTCGGCGATTATCCCGGCTTCCTTTCCGCGTTCGGTTACTGGATCGGCAGTTGCATCGGCAACGTTTCGTACTGGGTCCTGATCAAGTCCACGCTGGGCGCATTTTTCCCGGTATTCGGCGACGGCAATACGGTCACGGCCATCATCGTGGCTTCGATCGGCATCTGGCTGTTTCACTTTCTCATTCTTCGCGGCGTGAAGCAGGCCGCATTCATCAACACCATCGTGACGTTCGCCAAGGTCATTCCGATCATGGTGTTCGTCGTCATTCTCCTGTTCGTATTCAAGTACGGGACTTTTCACCTGAATATCCAGTCCGCGGCGCAAGAGGGCGGCCTCATCCAGCAGATTCGCGCGACGATGCTGGTCACCGTGTTCGTGTTCATCGGCATTGAAGGTGCGAGTGTGTATTCGCGCTATGCAAAGGAGCGCGCGGACGTTGGGCGCGCAACGATCATGGGTTTCGCCGGCGTGACCACGCTCATGGTGCTCGTTTCCATGCTGCCTTTCGCCGTGCTGCCGCGCGCGGACGTGGCGGGCATGCGCCAGCCCTCCATGGCGGCCGTGCTCGAAAGCGTGGTCGGCCCGTGGGGCGGGATCTTCGTGAGCATCGGCCTGATCGTTTCCGTGCTGGGCGCGTATCTGGCGTGGTCGCTCATCTGCGCCGAGGTGATGTTCGCGGCAGCGCGCAATCAGGATATGCCGGCCGTGTTCGCGCGCGAAAACGCCAACAACGTGCCGGCCAATGCGCTCTGGATCACCAACATCGTCGTGCAGTTGCTGGTGGCGAGCACGTACTTCTCGCGCGATGCGTTCTCGCTGATGTTGAACCTCACGAGTTCGATGTCGCTGATTCCCTATCTCTTCGTCGCCGCTTACGGGTTCATGGTCTCGAACCGCGGCGAAAGCTACGAGGTGCGGCCCGAAGAGCGCAAGCGCGATCTCGCGCTGGCCGCTATTGCCGTGATCTACACGTTGTTCATGATTGTCGCCGGTGGTCTCAAGTTCATCCTGCTATCGGCGATTCTTTACGCGCCTGGCACGGTGCTGTATTTCCTCGCGCGGCGCGAGCGCAAGCTGAAGGTTTTCCAGCGTACGAGCGACTGGGTCATTTTCATCGTGGCGGCCGTAGCGGCCATCGTGGGCGTCGTTGCGCTGGCCACGGGCGCCATGGCGCTCTAA
- the ctaD gene encoding cytochrome c oxidase subunit I — protein MSVPVEPGSQGMNALRLHRQLAAIWATGPGLQRLSSVNHTVIGMRMMITSFVFFAIAGVLGMLTRVQLASPHAAFMDAETYNQVFTMHGSMMLFLFAIPMVESFAVYITPKILGTRDFAFPRLTAYGYWCYLFGGTILTVALIMHVAPDGGWFMYTPLSSNVYTPGINADVWLLGVTFVEISALSLAMEIVVSILKMRAPGMSLDRMPIFAWYILVTAMMMIVAFPPLILGSIMLEVERAFGLPFFDPRRGGDPLLWQHLFWLFGHPDVYIIFLPMAGVLSTIIPVFARHPLVGYRTIVVAIIALAFLSFGIWVHHMFTVGIPHLALAFFSAGSAIVAVPTAIQFFAWLATLSHGRPRWDVPMLYIFGFFFVFTAGGLTGVMLAIVPFDWQAHDTYFVVAHMHYVVAGALAFPMLAAFYYWLPLLTGRTAVHRLSLPAFWLVFIGFNMTFFLMHLTGLLGMPRRIFTYSGDEGWNWLNLLSSVGGFIMTIGFALVAIDIIVQLRFGKRVRRNPWDSTTLEWAMQIPPAPYAFASLPRIGAQTDGIGPGQLAVSLARGEGYLGFTRNGWQETLGVHMTSGEPEQLIVLPNATYLPLFTALVTGAAVLAMLFKFYLLSAALAFVTFGMFVFAGQRAGLPRDYGPLPVGHGVSVPPHTEVASAPSWLALVCALVANGTLFTSLIFGTFYLWIAAPNWPAAVTPQPSRLLALLTVAGLAVSAAAARGSLRTTTAGGKPHGWIVLAVLALVVALAADVSLISGVTPDPREHALGATAAALLSYVALHAGIGLLFLVSNLLRFGAGFISPRRLTDLRLSRLWLDYTTVTAIIALGLVLALPALVAMLGARP, from the coding sequence ATGAGCGTGCCCGTCGAGCCTGGGTCACAGGGCATGAACGCGCTGCGGCTGCACCGCCAGCTTGCCGCGATCTGGGCCACGGGGCCTGGCCTCCAGCGGCTCTCCTCTGTGAACCACACCGTGATCGGCATGCGCATGATGATCACCTCGTTCGTATTCTTCGCGATCGCGGGCGTCCTCGGCATGCTGACGCGGGTACAGCTCGCGAGCCCGCATGCCGCCTTCATGGACGCGGAGACCTATAACCAGGTCTTCACGATGCATGGCTCGATGATGCTGTTCCTCTTCGCGATTCCCATGGTGGAAAGTTTCGCGGTCTACATCACGCCGAAGATTCTCGGCACGCGCGACTTCGCCTTTCCGCGGCTCACGGCCTACGGCTACTGGTGCTACCTGTTCGGCGGCACGATCCTGACCGTGGCGCTCATCATGCATGTCGCCCCCGACGGCGGCTGGTTCATGTACACGCCGCTCAGCTCCAACGTGTATACGCCAGGCATCAACGCCGACGTCTGGCTGCTCGGCGTGACCTTCGTCGAAATCTCGGCGCTCTCGCTCGCGATGGAGATCGTCGTCTCGATCCTCAAGATGCGCGCGCCGGGCATGTCGCTGGACCGCATGCCGATCTTCGCGTGGTACATCCTCGTGACGGCCATGATGATGATCGTGGCCTTTCCGCCGCTGATCCTCGGCTCGATCATGCTCGAGGTCGAGCGCGCTTTCGGGCTGCCGTTCTTCGACCCGCGCCGCGGCGGCGATCCGCTGCTCTGGCAGCACCTGTTCTGGCTGTTCGGCCACCCGGACGTCTACATCATTTTCCTGCCGATGGCGGGCGTGCTGTCGACGATCATCCCCGTGTTCGCGAGGCATCCGCTCGTCGGCTACCGGACCATTGTCGTCGCGATCATCGCGCTGGCGTTCCTGAGCTTCGGCATCTGGGTGCACCACATGTTCACGGTGGGCATTCCGCATCTGGCGCTGGCGTTCTTTTCGGCAGGCTCGGCGATCGTCGCGGTGCCCACCGCGATCCAGTTCTTCGCGTGGCTCGCCACGCTGTCACACGGCCGCCCGCGCTGGGATGTGCCGATGCTGTACATCTTCGGCTTTTTCTTCGTGTTCACGGCGGGCGGCCTGACCGGCGTGATGCTCGCCATCGTGCCGTTCGACTGGCAGGCGCACGACACATATTTCGTCGTCGCTCACATGCACTACGTGGTGGCCGGCGCCCTTGCCTTTCCGATGCTGGCAGCGTTCTACTACTGGCTCCCGCTGCTGACCGGCCGCACCGCCGTGCACAGGCTCTCGCTGCCGGCCTTCTGGCTCGTCTTCATCGGCTTCAACATGACGTTCTTCCTGATGCACCTGACCGGTCTGCTCGGCATGCCGCGGCGCATCTTCACCTATAGCGGCGACGAGGGCTGGAACTGGCTCAACCTGCTCTCCTCGGTTGGTGGCTTCATCATGACGATCGGCTTCGCGCTGGTGGCGATCGACATCATCGTGCAACTGCGCTTCGGCAAACGCGTGCGGCGCAATCCGTGGGATTCGACGACGCTCGAATGGGCCATGCAGATCCCGCCCGCGCCCTACGCGTTTGCTTCGCTGCCGCGCATTGGCGCGCAGACGGACGGCATCGGACCGGGCCAGCTTGCTGTGTCGCTCGCGCGCGGCGAAGGCTATCTCGGCTTTACGCGCAACGGCTGGCAGGAAACGCTTGGCGTACACATGACGTCGGGTGAGCCTGAACAGCTGATCGTGTTGCCGAACGCGACGTATTTGCCGCTTTTCACCGCACTCGTAACTGGCGCCGCGGTGCTCGCGATGCTCTTTAAGTTCTACTTGCTATCAGCCGCACTCGCCTTCGTGACTTTCGGCATGTTCGTCTTCGCCGGACAGCGCGCTGGACTGCCGCGCGACTATGGTCCGCTGCCGGTGGGCCATGGCGTCAGCGTGCCGCCGCATACGGAAGTGGCCAGCGCGCCATCGTGGCTTGCGCTCGTCTGCGCACTGGTCGCGAACGGCACACTGTTCACGTCGCTGATCTTCGGCACGTTCTATCTCTGGATCGCCGCGCCAAACTGGCCCGCGGCCGTGACGCCGCAGCCGAGCCGTTTGCTCGCACTCCTCACGGTAGCAGGGCTCGCCGTCTCTGCAGCAGCAGCGCGCGGCTCGCTGCGTACTACCACGGCGGGTGGCAAACCGCACGGCTGGATCGTACTTGCCGTGCTCGCACTCGTGGTGGCGCTTGCCGCCGACGTCTCGCTGATCTCCGGCGTCACGCCTGATCCACGCGAGCACGCGCTCGGAGCCACAGCCGCCGCGCTGCTCAGCTACGTGGCACTGCATGCCGGCATCGGACTGCTGTTCCTGGTGAGCAACCTGCTGCGCTTCGGCGCGGGCTTCATCTCGCCGCGACGGCTGACCGATCTGCGCCTGTCGCGCTTGTGGCTCGACTACACGACAGTGACGGCGATCATCGCGCTCGGCCTCGTGCTCGCGTTGCCCGCACTCGTCGCGATGCTGGGAGCGCGGCCATGA
- a CDS encoding basic amino acid/polyamine antiporter — protein sequence MKSTDDQKLSLPVLTAMVVGSMVGAGIYSLPRNFALEAGPTAAVVSWCIAGGGMYMLARVFQLLAEIRPDLDSGIFAYARDGFGGYAGFLSAFGYWMAGCFGNVSYWVLIKSTLGAFVPAFGNGNTPIAIAVSSVGIWAFHWMLLRGIQQATLINAILTVVKILPIFVFIGILSVYASAEPFTNNLAQSAQGLGLQVKGTMLITVFVFLGIEGASVYSRYAKKRSDVGAATILGFAFVLLLLVLVTLLPYAHLMRADIAVMRQPSMASVLGAVIGSPGKVFIGGALIVSVLGAYLAWSLICAEVLYASAKANAMPAIFARRNARQLPTAAIWLTSGVVQAFVISTYWSGDAFSLMLRLTSAMALVPYFFVATFGLKAIHALPQSAMSARKRTQSYATAVIATIYTLFLLYACGVELLVMSALLYGPGSLLYMWARRERGEALFSRPEWCAFLVVIGGGLVAIFGLGASAWR from the coding sequence ATGAAATCGACGGATGACCAGAAGTTGTCGCTGCCGGTCCTCACGGCCATGGTCGTAGGGTCCATGGTCGGCGCGGGCATCTATTCGCTGCCGCGCAACTTCGCGCTCGAAGCAGGACCGACAGCTGCCGTCGTTTCATGGTGCATTGCGGGAGGCGGCATGTATATGCTGGCCCGCGTCTTCCAGCTTCTCGCAGAAATCCGGCCCGACCTCGACTCCGGTATCTTTGCCTATGCACGCGACGGCTTTGGCGGCTACGCCGGCTTTCTCTCCGCGTTCGGCTACTGGATGGCCGGTTGCTTCGGCAACGTCTCTTATTGGGTGCTGATCAAATCCACGCTCGGCGCATTCGTACCGGCATTTGGAAACGGCAATACGCCGATTGCGATTGCGGTTTCGTCAGTCGGCATTTGGGCATTTCACTGGATGCTTTTGCGCGGCATTCAGCAGGCCACCCTCATCAACGCGATTCTCACTGTCGTGAAGATTCTGCCCATTTTCGTTTTTATCGGCATTTTGAGTGTCTATGCGAGCGCGGAGCCATTCACAAACAATCTCGCGCAAAGCGCCCAAGGGCTTGGCCTCCAGGTCAAAGGCACCATGCTCATCACGGTATTCGTCTTTCTCGGCATTGAGGGGGCGAGCGTGTATTCGCGCTACGCGAAAAAGCGCTCGGACGTGGGCGCCGCCACGATACTCGGCTTCGCCTTCGTGCTGTTGCTCCTCGTGCTCGTCACGCTGTTGCCATACGCGCACCTCATGCGCGCGGACATCGCGGTCATGCGGCAACCTTCCATGGCGTCGGTGCTTGGCGCCGTGATCGGTTCGCCAGGCAAGGTGTTCATTGGCGGCGCGCTCATCGTGTCCGTGCTCGGCGCCTATCTCGCGTGGTCGCTGATCTGCGCGGAAGTGCTGTATGCAAGCGCGAAAGCGAACGCCATGCCCGCCATCTTCGCGCGCCGCAACGCGCGGCAGCTTCCCACCGCCGCGATATGGCTCACGAGCGGCGTCGTGCAGGCCTTCGTCATCAGCACGTACTGGTCGGGCGACGCCTTCTCTCTCATGCTGCGCCTCACGAGCGCCATGGCGCTCGTCCCCTATTTTTTTGTGGCGACCTTCGGGCTCAAGGCGATTCACGCACTCCCGCAATCTGCCATGAGCGCCCGAAAACGCACGCAGAGCTATGCCACTGCGGTCATCGCCACGATTTATACACTGTTCCTGCTATACGCTTGTGGAGTGGAACTGCTCGTCATGTCCGCGCTCCTGTATGGCCCAGGCAGCCTGCTCTACATGTGGGCACGGCGCGAGCGTGGCGAGGCGCTTTTTTCACGGCCCGAGTGGTGCGCGTTTCTCGTGGTGATAGGCGGCGGCCTCGTCGCGATTTTCGGGCTGGGCGCCTCTGCATGGCGTTAG
- a CDS encoding ferredoxin reductase family protein: MNSRDLVRKAIWSAIYLLFILAPLFALLAGNLPPARNFATEFSVALGYSGLAMMGLQFGLTARFRHVTEPWGEDVIYHFHRRVSLLAVGLVVAHPLILIAIRSESLAMPDSVWDIPWGARFAVLSIGALIVLVVTALWRKQLKIRYETWHLSHIVLALIAIGAGMLHMVGWGFYLTDPLKRILWIGMTVFWIALLLYVRIVKPLYMLRRPYRVVEVRRERGDTTTLVMQPEGHAGFRFKPGQFGWLTLWASPFRITGHPFSFSSSAEAPDGRVEMTIRNLGDFTSAVKTVTAGQRVYLDGPYGAFTIGNPTDMHVLIAGGIGITPMMSMIRTLADRGDKRPLVLLYGGKDWESLTFREELDALKTRLDLKIVYVLSDAHPGWTGETGRIDADKFRRHLPPEYTSHEYFICGPDVMMDAIETALGEMKVPIARYHSERYSFV; this comes from the coding sequence ATGAATTCTCGCGATCTCGTGCGCAAAGCCATCTGGTCGGCCATCTATCTGCTCTTCATTCTCGCCCCGCTTTTCGCATTGCTCGCGGGCAATCTGCCACCCGCGCGCAATTTCGCCACTGAGTTCTCGGTTGCGCTCGGCTATTCCGGTCTTGCGATGATGGGGCTGCAATTCGGCCTCACGGCACGCTTTCGGCACGTGACTGAACCGTGGGGCGAGGACGTCATCTATCACTTTCATCGACGCGTCTCGCTGCTGGCCGTAGGTCTCGTCGTGGCGCATCCGCTGATCCTGATCGCCATCCGCTCGGAATCGCTCGCGATGCCGGACTCTGTCTGGGATATCCCATGGGGCGCCCGTTTCGCAGTGCTGTCGATCGGCGCGCTCATCGTGCTCGTGGTAACCGCCTTGTGGCGCAAGCAGCTGAAAATCCGGTACGAAACGTGGCATCTGTCGCATATCGTGCTCGCGCTGATCGCGATTGGAGCGGGCATGCTGCATATGGTCGGCTGGGGCTTCTACCTCACCGATCCGCTCAAGCGGATCCTGTGGATCGGCATGACGGTTTTCTGGATCGCGTTGCTGCTCTATGTGCGCATCGTCAAGCCGCTCTACATGCTGCGCAGGCCGTATCGCGTCGTCGAGGTGCGCCGGGAGCGCGGCGACACCACGACGCTCGTCATGCAGCCCGAAGGTCACGCGGGGTTTCGCTTCAAGCCGGGCCAGTTCGGCTGGCTAACGCTATGGGCCAGCCCCTTCCGCATCACCGGGCACCCGTTCTCGTTTTCGTCGAGCGCCGAGGCGCCGGACGGGCGTGTCGAAATGACGATCCGCAATCTCGGCGACTTCACGAGCGCTGTGAAGACGGTCACGGCCGGGCAGCGCGTGTACCTCGACGGCCCGTATGGCGCATTCACGATCGGCAACCCAACGGATATGCACGTGCTGATCGCAGGCGGCATCGGCATCACGCCGATGATGAGCATGATCCGCACGCTCGCCGATCGCGGCGACAAGCGTCCGCTGGTGCTGCTCTATGGCGGCAAGGACTGGGAATCGCTGACGTTCCGCGAAGAACTGGATGCGCTGAAGACGCGGCTCGACCTGAAGATCGTCTATGTTCTCTCGGATGCCCACCCGGGCTGGACCGGCGAAACCGGCCGCATCGACGCGGACAAGTTCAGGCGTCACCTGCCGCCCGAGTACACCAGCCACGAGTACTTCATTTGCGGGCCGGATGTCATGATGGACGCCATCGAAACCGCGCTGGGCGAGATGAAGGTGCCGATCGCCCGGTATCATTCCGAGCGCTACAGCTTCGTGTAG
- a CDS encoding CopD family protein, whose product MVLAARRGARTVTTVLKFIHLAAIAIWSGGLIVLPFLFWQRRLLAVGPELDRLHRITRLVYVELTSPAAFVAIASGTALIFLQATFVEWFSVKMVLVGIMAMLHVLAGLVLHHLFLPEGHFSRLSSIALATAYVFVIVAIIWVVLAKPHIPSNAFAPHLFEPGGLARWLHQSFGETRMPTP is encoded by the coding sequence ATGGTCCTCGCTGCGCGCCGGGGAGCCCGCACTGTGACAACTGTTCTGAAGTTCATCCATCTGGCCGCGATTGCGATCTGGTCGGGCGGGCTCATCGTGCTGCCTTTCCTGTTCTGGCAGCGGCGCCTGCTCGCTGTCGGGCCGGAGCTTGACCGGTTGCACCGCATCACGCGGCTTGTCTATGTCGAACTGACCTCACCGGCCGCCTTCGTCGCCATCGCAAGCGGCACGGCGTTGATCTTCCTGCAGGCCACGTTCGTTGAATGGTTTTCGGTGAAGATGGTGCTCGTCGGCATCATGGCGATGCTGCATGTCCTGGCAGGTCTCGTGCTCCATCATCTTTTCCTGCCCGAGGGACACTTCAGCCGCCTTTCATCGATTGCCCTAGCAACCGCTTATGTGTTTGTTATCGTCGCGATAATCTGGGTCGTACTCGCCAAGCCGCACATTCCATCAAACGCGTTTGCCCCGCACCTGTTCGAGCCAGGCGGACTCGCCCGCTGGCTGCATCAGTCCTTCGGCGAAACCAGAATGCCAACGCCATGA